Genomic DNA from Trichoderma asperellum chromosome 5, complete sequence:
CCGACTCCCTGTCCGATTTCCTCATCAACCAGAACTTCCCCGCCACCTCCATTCACGGAGACCGAACCCAGCGTGAGCGTGAACGCGCTCTTGAGTTCTTCCGCAACGGACGATGCCCCATCCTGGTTGCTACTGCCGTCGCGGCCCGTGGTCTCGATATTCCCAACGTCACTCACGTTGTCAACTACGATCTTCCTACTGATGTGGACGACTACGTTCACCGAATTGGTCGTACTGGCCGTGCTGGAAACACTGGTATCGCTACCGCCTTTTTCAACCGTGGCAACCGTGGTATTGTCCGCGAGCTCATCGACCTTCTCAAGGAGGCCAACCAGGAGGTTCCTCCCTTCCTTGAGGCTATCGCCCGTGAGTCATCcttcggcggtggtggccgCGGCGGTCGCTCTCGCCCTGGCGGCGCTGGTCGTGGCAACGCCAACCGTGATTTCCGTAAGtttggcggcggtggcttcggcggcagcggtggcGGCTTCAGCAACAGCCCTCAAGGCGGCTTCAGCAACTATGGAGGTTCCCAGGGAGGCTCCAGCTatggtggtggcggcttcAACGGCGGCTAcagcggtggtggcggcagctACGGCAACCCTGGCGGTGCCGGCGCTCAATCTTCCTGGTGGTAGATGTTATCACTGGCTTCTGGCTGGGATGGACACATAATTGTGCCCATTATCGTGGCTCTTACCTTTGCGCCACCTGATTGCaattttttcattttttttttaccgtTATTTCactattttcctttttcacttcttctgcttttatTGAATCGGTTACTTCATATTTACGCATTTACGTCATTTGTTTTCAACGACACGGCGGCATCATGACCTGCGAAGACGGAAGagtgcctttttcttttttatttactggAAAAAAGGCAGCATCGGTCAGGGGCATTTCACGACGCATGTGATAGATTGCATTTCTTTTTGATTTGAGCATCCTCCCTCACTTGATACCCTTAGACCGAGAATAGAGGAACTTTAACGACGTTGGCAGAACGTGGTGTTGAGGGATCTACAGTTGCTAGATCTAGAAGGACATCACAATTTTTTATGTTTCTGCCGTCTACGAGGGTTTCCTCCCCCCGCAGGGCATTTTCTCGCTTTTCATGATAGAGGGTCATGCTATCGCCGTGGCATACATAGACAAAAGTGGATTTACTCGGTTCTCTGGTCGGATTTTACGCTCGACAGTCTCCACGGATTTGGGACGGATGAGAGAGCTATGAGCATAGACTGGGAGTACAGAAGGCCTATAGGTTGGTTTCTCTATTTCATTCGAGAGCAAAAGAACTGGGCCTCTCGACGCTAGTTATGGATTTTGGTTGGGAGGGCATGGATCAAAGGCTCTCGGCTCTTTGACCGTCATAAGCACATGGAACGCTTCGACTCGGCCGGAAGGGTGTCGAGTACGCAGCCTTGAAAGGACAGGGTCTCGGGGTTTTTTATTGTTCCCGTGATAGACAGACTACCAGAGCGGACTGAGGAGTCccaagtaaaaaaaaaaagtttttgcGACATATCAACGTGCCCATATTACATGTGACTGTACTGCTAATTCATACTCTGCATATACCTACGTGATTGTGATATCTAACATCGCTTGATGTTTGATGCCTGTTTGTTGTATATAACGGTTGGGCAACAGATTGGTGTTGCACTGAAGCACCCGGGAGATATTGCTCATGATAAGACATCTCCATTTTCTCCTGCATAAACTTGCGTGACcgttgcttcttttttctttaaagcactatatatacctattagGTAGTCTATCTGCATTACCCTGGAcgacaacatcatcatcatgtacCCTTGTGCCAAAGGATTGCGGAGAAGAAACAGTTGCTGCAGCGTGTCAGCGTTATTCATAAATACTACCCTGCCAACGCTCTGCCTGCACTGCGGCACAGATAGTATTCTCTTCCGCGTGGAAGATTCTGGATGACGGGAGGATTTAGAGCTGCCATTTGCGTCAACGCTACTACGCAAGCCACGGTAAGACGAAAAGACCACCAAGGTACATGTGGCAGGTACTACTACCAAGCAACATCGCTGGGACTTGGAGGAGGCTGATAATGCGCTAGAAATTCCACGGCAAGTTTAACGGCATTGAGTTTGTCAAAGTCTATTGTCGGACAAGGAGATCCACAAAAGCTTTGCCTGTTATAATGATAGTTCTCCACGCCGGTGCAGCCGGAGAGCCTCTGGTAAGGCTTCTGAGGGATTGAGGGATTGGGCACGAATCAGTGGTCAAGCCGCTGTattagtacatgtacattgcAGCACGGACATCATCTGCTTATTTAGGAAGTGGCCAACTGGACGGGTTATCTCGCATTGTCATTCTCCCACCCCACCATTGTGCGCAGCTGCTATCGTCTCCtgcttttttccctcctctccccaTCACATGCCTCGACTCTGAGAGGGGAGTGCGAGCAAACATCACCCGAAGCTCTGGTTTGAAGCTCCCTTGCCCTCGAAGCGACACAGCATCGGCGCCGAGATGGGCCTCCTCGAGAGCATCGACGCTGGCCTCACTGGCTTTGTGGGCCAGTGGAATGGTTACTCGACTGCGCTGGTGACGCTGCTTATTGCCCTCGTCACATACCGCATCTCGTCGTCACGCGAGCCTGATGTGCACCCGCTGTTGCTTGCCAGACAGGCGAGCGCCTCTGCCGTGCGCAATGAAGGCGAGAGCGCCGTCTATAGAAACCAAGCTGCTCCGCACAGCATGCCGTTGAATAGTGGGCTGGACGTCAAGGACCCTGGTGCTTCCCGATGGGCGAGGGGTCGAAATGGCGACCTTCGAGACGTTTGGCGCAAAGCGACTACTGGGAACGACCaaggaaagaagggaaagctGTTTACTGTGCTTGGATCGGAGAATGTCATTGAGCACCGCCTAGGTATTTGAGCCCGAGAGCCTTTATATGCCCTATACTCTACTCGCAGCGACAGAGGTTACGATGGTGGCTGACTGTTTCTTTCTGCAGAGGATATCAACCGACAGATCAACCTCATTGGACATCATATTGCTGAGCAAGGCGGTATTAGAGTTGCCATCTACCTCCCCAACTCGATCGAATTTCTCATTACTCTGCTGGCCTGCAGCTTCTACCCGAACTTGACTACCGTTCTGATTCCATTCGACGTCTCCAATGAAGAACTCATTTCCATGATGAGACGATCCGCCGTTGATACAGTTGTGACCACTCCTGGATCCTTCCCCCTTGACGATATTACCAAGGCCTATCCATCGCTGCGACAGCTCATCTGGGTTGTGGACGAAGGAAGCGCACATCTTGATTGGAACGAGGTTCCCGAGGGCATGGGAGGCAGCGTCAACGTCGCTACATGGCAAGAAATCATCCGGGATGCTCCTGCGGACTCTAGCACCGAACTGCCTCCTCTGGATCTGGAAAAGGTTCCCATGGATGTTGTGACTTTCTGGCAGACAAAGGCCGGGACGCTTGAGGAAATGGTGCGCTTTACGCAGGCTAATCTAGTTGCTGGCATCTCTTCTCAGATCCACGGTATCCCCGTAAAGGAGAGACTGACTCCATCTGACTTGTTTCTTCCCGCCGAGTCTTTGGCCGGCATCCACACCCTTGTCCTTACTCTAGCTGCGCTTTACCAGAATTCTTCCGTTGCTTTGAATTCGGTTGCTGGACGATCGCCAGATCTGATTCTGGCTGCTCAGGGTATCGCTCCGACGGTAATTGTCGCCAGCCCCGACAGCTTGCTCAGAATTCACCAAGAATCCTCTGCCAAGCTCAACACCCCTCTCGCCAAGGCCTCTCATGCGCTTTCCACTCGTGCTCTTACACAAGAGGGCGTGCTTCCAGGCTCCAACCTGCTATCTGCATTCGCTGCTGGAGCAAAACCAGCCCTCGGCACCGACCCAAGCAAGCTACGTATCGTGTATACCGCAGAGCGCGTTGGCGGATTTACCCCTTATCTCTCCTCCCAGGTTCTGTCTGATTTGCGTGTCTTCACTGGAGCTCGAGTTGTTTACGCATTGACAAGTGCTCGGGTGGCAGGCGCGGTTACGCAGACGGCCTATTTCGATTACAGAGTTGAAGAGGGCGACAACGGCCACTTTGGTGCGCCGACGACAAGCATTGAGATCCGTTTGAAGGATAAGGGCGCATTCAAAACGACGGATGACAAGATTGAGGGAGAGGTTAGTTTTACTTTATTGATTCTCGTCCGATCTGGTTTGCCTAGTACTGTTTGAGCTGACACAGAGATTGTATAGATTTATGCGACGGGACCCAGCGTTGCTGGCGGCGAGACTAGCCTCGGCGTTGTTGGAAGGCTTAGACATGACAACACTCTTGCCTATGCGTCTTGAACGGTGATGTACGTGAACCAGCCAGTGgaaggaggaaagaaagaaagaaagaaagaaagaaaaagaacagaaagacaaaggggaaaaaaaaattaaataaataagtgaATAAGAAAAGACCTGATAAAAGGGGGCGGTGTTCGCGATAGGATGGGCGCGCAAAAGATACGAGCATGAAATGAAGCGCTCTGGAGAGTATTGTCAGGGGTTAGGTATGGAGGGGATTTACGAGgacgtttttttcttttcttttcgtttttttaCTCATGCATTACAAAGAGCTAGCGAAAGAGCAACGGCCATTTGAGGTagattgatgatgattctTGCGATGATGCACGACGATAGGCTTAGGATAAATGGGAGCTGTCCCAGCAGCAATTTTGCCAATCTTACACGGGCGCCTACTTACTAGATATGATAGGTAGAGTGCTATACTTACCACTACCCCTTACCTCTAGCTTGTCTGTCAAGAGAGGCACTTGCTTGTCTTGTGCTCACGTAGCAGTAGCCTCTACTAGCAacactactccgtacagccCATCTGGATTCCTAAGTTGCTTTCTATTTATATCCGCCGCATGGAATCATCCCGAGGCTCCGGGTTTCAAGACTCCAGACTCCAAGCTAATGCTGCCACTCCGCGTGCGCCAGTGCCGGGACAACCTTGCCAGGCGCTTTAAAGCCAGGGCCCTGTCCCGTCTGCGGCACGGGCACCTTTGCATTGCATGCAAGATGACGCCGAAGTTGGGGGATTTCCTGCCAGGGCCGCGATGGTTTTACGGCTAAAGCGTTGCGAGGCCATGATGCACGAGACTTGGGGCTTGGGTGGCTGTCCGGATGCAGTAGGGCCCTGGCAAATTGTCAGCGGCACCTTGGCCTGATAGAGGCAGGTGGTACGATCCGCCGAACGGCGCCGGGGGGCAGAGCTGTAAGGGGGCACCATGAACCGTCGTGGCGGCGCGGGCATGCAAGGAGCGCAACTGGCATTTGAGCGCTAATGACAGCTCGGACGCCTGTCGCTCAGGGACCTGGGACCTGGCCGGGAGGACTGGCAGCGGCACTAGCCAGTTCAGCTGCAATCGCTGGACGCATTCTGTCGGTGCTCTGTGCGCGCGGCCATAAGCAGCGAGGATGGAGCAAATGGGCAGTGGGCGATAGCAGATCCTTTGGTTAGCATGGACTAGCGCAGCGTCCAGTCACTCCGTATACAGTAGCAGCTTGGGTTAGTGCTCGGTATTTCATTTCCAGCGTCCGTGCGACCTAACCATGAGATAGGTGGCAGCAATAGCTTCTGACGTCTGCTAAACATGATGGAAGCTTAGTACCCACGAAGAACCACTGTAACGAAAACTTTAAACACGACAAAGAGGACGCACGTCAGAATCTAAGCTTAAGGCTGTGTCCCGTCCAAgctggtttttttcttctcgtctcTTTCCAGCGTTTAAGCACGGTGGGCTAGCGAGGGCATACCTGTACTTGTTAGTTTAGCGCCACAAaaatggggggggggggggggagccCATCTAGAGTGGGAGCGGCGGCGCGCGTCGAGTGGTTTGATTTAAAATGATGCGCCTTTAGCAGGGtttggcagagagagagagagagaagctccCCCCATGGTTCCCGCAAAAGGATAAAAGAGAACAGCAAGGACaagggaaagagaaggagaaggagcagaACAGAACAGAACAGAAGAGCAGGGAGGGCATGCTttaaaggaaagaagaaagaagaaactcGCCTTCCGTCAACCAAGCGCCAGCTGCGCAAGCCCTGGGCTCCGGCGTTACTGCCATTTGCGCACTCGTTGACGCTGCTCTCCGGGATCAGCTGGAATGAGGTTAGGCCTTGGAAATATTGCCATCCTCTTGTCCCATAACAACTGCGCTGAGCCTGGTGGGACCCCTTGAACCTCCTGTTTCCCCGATCCGCGGGCCTGGTTGCTCATTTTTACcacctttttattttttggggGGTCAGTCTCTCAGAGAGTGAGGGTGAGAGAGTGTGTCTTAtctccttggtcttggtctatccctcgattttttttccctctctcgcttctctctGCACTTAATATATCCGAGGCGGCACCTTGTTTGGGATCTCTTACGTCGTTACTCGCCCTGTTACCAAAACCGCCTGAGTCTCTCTTTTCGTTAATCTGGGTGTATTTTCTGTTTATTTTTGGAACCGGAATTGGGAGTTATTGCGGATACTACTTGCGATCTCACTCGAAAGGTTGAAGAGAGAAGTGTCTTACCGCTTTTCTTTGACAAGACGTTATTTTtcgcgcttcttctcttgccaAGTTTCGGGAACAATTGCTTGAGAGTGGGACGAATCGACGTTTCATCAAATTACAGCTTTCAACAGCACGCGCAACTGGCAGTACGAGAAAATGCGCGCGGCATAGCGAGGCGAGTGAAAGTGAGAAGTGAGCACGAAGAGAGAGCGTGAGAGAGCTACGTTGGTTATTTTGAACCCTCTTTGCtcaactttaattttttccTTCTACCTGACTTTAACGGATCCTATTCAAGAGGTGGGagagagaacaagaaaaaaataataatctgGCAATGAAGAAGTTTTCCAAGATCTTGTCGCGGCGGCTGGGGCGATCTGGTGGGGATGATCATCACCGCTGGGACGCAGGACTGCAGTCAGGGTTAGATTTCCACCAGCTTACATCCAGGCGGTGGCGgagcggcgatgatggcttGGCGATGAATGGCGAGAACCACAGTCGGATATTTACAAAAGAGGTTCCCACCTATGGCGCCGGTAGAATTTTGGCCGACGGGAGCGAGGACGCGGGACAGCTATGTGATGTTTGCGAGGCAATCGATTTCCCGAGGCTGTTGGATTGGAAGCCTGGAGATGCAAGACCATGGGTTTCTTTGGCACACTGCTTGAGGCTAAAGCTACcggacgaagaggagctgAGCAGACATCGCAATGGATCGACatcggaggaagaggatcttAGTGAGGATgagaggcggaggaggcggaggcggGAAGGGAATCTATGCCCCTGGTGTGTCTTTTTCCACTCCATGATCACCACAGTACCGGAAGGAGATGAAAATGGCGGCGCAGATGGAAGGGATGGCAGGGCTATGAAAACCAAGTTTACCCCGTATCTGCGCATTCGCTTGGCATTTGAGCGGCTTGGCGGTGGAGAGAAGCATCCGCTAGCAAAATCAGTGCTCTTCGAAGTGACAACTAGGAATCGGTCTCTTCCGTGGGGTTACATTGTTAGGGCTACACCTGCTCTAGAGGCTGATGTCCAGACAGACGATgtggaagaaaaggccaGGACTGAGActgagaagagagcaagCACAGCCACAGCATCGGAAAGGGGACTGGAATCAGAGATGGAACCAGTAACCACGGTTGAAGTAAAGGAAGAGGTGGAGTCCGAGCTGaagccagcagcaatagttgcagaagaaaaagtggAAGAGCCGATTGAACAGAAGCAGAATGGCCATGCCGCGGCAAATGGGAAAGCCAAACGACGAGAGGAGACAAAGGTCATCTGGGGAAGGGAGATAAAccccctcctccatctcgaccTCGCAAAGAGCTGGATCAACTTCTGCAACGAGAATCATGCTACAGGGCCCTGTGCCGTCAAGGATAGAGCCTTGGTAAAGGGACTGAGGCTGATTGACTGCGAAGAGAATAGAGTCGTTCTTGCGGAGAATCTATCCACACCGACTCCCCACGACAAACCCCAGGACGCCGAATGTCAGAGCATCACTCCTAGCCacaacaacagcatcatGCATCAGAATCTGGACTATGTTACACTCAGCTATGTAATGGGGACCTATcgcgaggatgacgatgataacAGCGATGATGAACACCTGCCACGCAGACTTCCAAAGGCCGTTACCGATGCCATTTCCACCACCAAGGCCCTCGGATACCGCTATCTATGGGTGGATCGATACTGTATTCCGAGAAAGGGAGACACAAAGGGGGCATCAGAACGCCAGCGGCAGCTCGATCTTATGGGCCAGATATATAGCCACTCGGCACTAACGCTCGTTGTCGCCGCGGGAGAAGGGGTTCGCGATGGTATTACCGGAATCAGCGCGCCACGCGAAGAGCAGCTTTCAATCCAGACTGAGTCCGACCTCTTCActacttctcttcttcgcccgGATCTAGAGGTGGCTTCATCGATATGGGCGTCTCGCGCATGGACTTACCAAGAGGGTCTTTTGTCGCGACGACGGCTCGTCTTTACGCCCTCGCAGGTCTATTTCCAATGTCAGGCATTACACTGTCACGAaagcctctctcttcctctgaaATACGCACCCGGATTGAACTTTGGTCGTGTCTTTCCCTCTTCTATCGACGACGCTCTTCAGCCTAACAGATTTAAGAATCATATCAAAGCCTACCTGGCCAAGAGCATTAGTAACACCGATGATCGCCTAGACGCATTCAGGGGCCTGCTCCATGAATACTCTGCGCGAGAAAAGCTGCCAGTAGAGAATCTCCTCGGCCTGCCACTATTCCACCCGGACGATTTCACAAAACACAAGGTTGTCAGCCAAACGGACCGCCTCGCCATCGCCCTTGGCTGGATGCCCAACCGCCAACTCCCTTCTTCATCCgtatcctcctcctccgccacctcATCCCACGACGACCTTGTCTATAGCCCCGTCACCGACCCTTACTCCCTCATCGACAACCCCAACCCGTTCCCCTCATGGTCTTGGCTCGCATGGCGCCTCAACCAGACGACGTACAGCTACAGCACCCCCGGCTACTCCTTCAACTTCAACCTTGTGGACGACGCCTCTCCACTGCTTGATCGCGTATCTGCGCCGCCGGGCATGGAGATCTCTGTCGGTTTCAGCGACGGCATGGTCCTCTCATGGGAGATTGATGGCGACGCCATTGCCCGCAAGGCCGACAAGATCGAGATGCTCCGCCTCAAGACCTTCTGCTTCGACCTCACTGTCAAGAAAGCCGCCGCCGGCCTGGGCGCGAAATATGGCTTTTCTCTAGACGAGCCTGTGGCCTCCGCGCTGGGCAAATCCGCCACCGACTCCATTGAGTCCTGGATCCGGCGCTCGTCCGTCACTGTCTTGTCTGTCTCCGCGGACGACGTGCCGGCTG
This window encodes:
- a CDS encoding uncharacterized protein (EggNog:ENOG41), translated to MKKFSKILSRRLGRSGGDDHHRWDAGLQSGLDFHQLTSRRWRSGDDGLAMNGENHSRIFTKEVPTYGAGRILADGSEDAGQLCDVCEAIDFPRLLDWKPGDARPWVSLAHCLRLKLPDEEELSRHRNGSTSEEEDLSEDERRRRRRREGNLCPWCVFFHSMITTVPEGDENGGADGRDGRAMKTKFTPYLRIRLAFERLGGGEKHPLAKSVLFEVTTRNRSLPWGYIVRATPALEADVQTDDVEEKARTETEKRASTATASERGLESEMEPVTTVEVKEEVESELKPAAIVAEEKVEEPIEQKQNGHAAANGKAKRREETKVIWGREINPLLHLDLAKSWINFCNENHATGPCAVKDRALVKGLRLIDCEENRVVLAENLSTPTPHDKPQDAECQSITPSHNNSIMHQNLDYVTLSYVMGTYREDDDDNSDDEHLPRRLPKAVTDAISTTKALGYRYLWVDRYCIPRKGDTKGASERQRQLDLMGQIYSHSALTLVVAAGEGVRDGITGISAPREEQLSIQTESDLFTTSLLRPDLEVASSIWASRAWTYQEGLLSRRRLVFTPSQVYFQCQALHCHESLSLPLKYAPGLNFGRVFPSSIDDALQPNRFKNHIKAYLAKSISNTDDRLDAFRGLLHEYSAREKLPVENLLGLPLFHPDDFTKHKVVSQTDRLAIALGWMPNRQLPSSSVSSSSATSSHDDLVYSPVTDPYSLIDNPNPFPSWSWLAWRLNQTTYSYSTPGYSFNFNLVDDASPLLDRVSAPPGMEISVGFSDGMVLSWEIDGDAIARKADKIEMLRLKTFCFDLTVKKAAAGLGAKYGFSLDEPVASALGKSATDSIESWIRRSSVTVLSVSADDVPAGQEYSLVGVLVSGRHWKPDSTVQQHHGHHHRSTAPTAAAPASTAMATVLICRRANWDPEGRLLRLGALNVAYDGLVPAADESDASIMKGIDTRVSGEKKDLRVRLRELDIY
- a CDS encoding uncharacterized protein (EggNog:ENOG41~TransMembrane:1 (o20-38i)), which produces MGLLESIDAGLTGFVGQWNGYSTALVTLLIALVTYRISSSREPDVHPLLLARQASASAVRNEGESAVYRNQAAPHSMPLNSGLDVKDPGASRWARGRNGDLRDVWRKATTGNDQGKKGKLFTVLGSENVIEHRLEDINRQINLIGHHIAEQGGIRVAIYLPNSIEFLITLLACSFYPNLTTVLIPFDVSNEELISMMRRSAVDTVVTTPGSFPLDDITKAYPSLRQLIWVVDEGSAHLDWNEVPEGMGGSVNVATWQEIIRDAPADSSTELPPLDLEKVPMDVVTFWQTKAGTLEEMVRFTQANLVAGISSQIHGIPVKERLTPSDLFLPAESLAGIHTLVLTLAALYQNSSVALNSVAGRSPDLILAAQGIAPTVIVASPDSLLRIHQESSAKLNTPLAKASHALSTRALTQEGVLPGSNLLSAFAAGAKPALGTDPSKLRIVYTAERVGGFTPYLSSQVLSDLRVFTGARVVYALTSARVAGAVTQTAYFDYRVEEGDNGHFGAPTTSIEIRLKDKGAFKTTDDKIEGEIYATGPSVAGGETSLGVVGRLRHDNTLAYAS